The genomic interval AATAGCATTAACTAAACTGTTGAGAGTTTTTTTAGGTATACTTACAATATGGGCTTGTACCTCTAAATGAGAGCCATTTTCTTGTAATGGTAATTCGACCCTTTGTTTATCAACAAAAAACTTTTGTGGCAACACATGTAGAACTTCGTGATCTTCTGTAACAGCAACAAATGTAGCCGCGCGCTTCCCACGACTTATGTCATCCTGTGTAATCTGATCAGTAAGTAAAGGTGAAACACTTCCCAAACTATTAACGGCTTTAATCTCTATGCCGCTAATACCAACATAAGCATCTTTCACGCAAATATCAGTAGCTCCAACTGCGCAATCAACCGCTTGTTTAATTGTCATCGCAAGTAGCTTAGGATCAGAAAATATACCTTTTTTAAAACCTACTGTTGGCGCGGTTCCACTACCAGCAACTAAAACGTTTCCATTAGTATCTAATGTACCAATAAATACCTTAATAGTGCTTGTCCCTATATCAATCCCTAAGATATATCTGCCATCCATGACTAACCTCATTTGAAAGTATTATACATCATTCATTTATTTCAACATAAATACCAATTTCCCTTTTTTTATTCTAATAAAAAGACTTATATCCTAATAAAATATTTCAAAGGTCCCAATTATCGTAAACTAGAACAAATTTATGCATTTTTTTACAAATAAAGACTTAAAGTATCAACCTAAAAAAAAGACCGCTCTTATGAGCGGCAAAATTTTCTTATATATTATTTTCTTAAAAAATAACGACGAATAATTGCCAGATTTTGAAATATACGCAACCCAAATGCTAATAATGCTACATAGTATAAATCAATACCCAAGCGTTCTCCAATATAAACTAAGCCTGCTGCCATTAACGCATTTGTGAAGAAACCAGTAATAAACACTGTATTATCAAACTTCTCCTCAGCACCAGCTCTAAGACCACCAAATACTGAATCCAGAGAAGCTAGTAGTGCAACTGACATAAATTTGGCATACTCGACGGGTATGGTTAATGGAAAAAAGGCACCAATAATAATCCCAACAATAAGTCCAATTAACGGTAAAGCCATTACTTTCCACCTTCCTTTACCGGTTTAGCATATTCAAAACGAAAAGCACCTTTATATGCTGGTATTTGTACCATATCCTGTTTCTTAACACTTACCGAAATGCCCCAAAACTGTAATGTTTCTATTACTCCGCCTCTCATTTTAAGAGAATTTTCTAGGGTCTGCGGTTCACCAATTACTAATATCTCATATGGTGGTGAATAGCGTGTGTTATTCACTGATAAGGTTGGCCCAGCACATCGTATTTCTGAGGTAGCAATCAATCTTTGTCCATTAATAGAAATAGCCTCAGCACCAGCTGCCCATAGTTCGTTAATTACTTTAAGCATATCTTCATCATGAATTAAATATAAGTTCGGATTTTCCCCTGGTTTTGATAATCTTTTACTATCATCGATAGTTATGACAAGGCCTGTACCAGAAACCGCAACCACACCAGCACCCATTTTAATATTCTCAACTTCTTTTGTTACCGATTCTACTTCTGTCGCTTGACGCAATTCATGAACCTGCTTGAGTAGTATATCACGTTCCTTTTCAGTCTGGCTTAAGCGTTGCGATAAGTCTTCAATACGCTGAAAAGGAATACTTGATCGAATATCCTGTGTCGTTCGAAATTGTACTGCTAGCATGAATCCCAGCACTACACAAACAAAAGCAATAGCAGCCTGTCCCTGTTTAAGATGTAGCAACTTTTTTCTCCTTTCATAAAACCAACATTTTTTCCAATTAATTTGACTGTTTTATCTTAATAAACGGTGAAGCATACGTAAGATCAAGATATTCTACCATCATTTTTTTATTACCAATCTCATACAATATATCATTAGTTAGCTTTGCCTTATCAGACAATCTATCACTACTCCCTAAACGAATATGCACTGATGAAATCGTATATGCATTGATTTGCTCTGGGGATGTAACATTGACTTCAGAAATCTGATTTAAAACCTCTTCATTTAGCAGCGATAAATAATACAAAATACTCTTAATTCCTGGATTTTCAATTTTATCACCTACATATTCATCATCCAATCGAATTCCCGTAATAATTGGCACATTCATCTTTTTGATATTTTTAACTACTGCCAGAACAACCCCCTGCTGATCTAATTCTAAAAAACCATAACTACCAGCAACATATGCCGTAGGCTTACGTTCTTTTATGCTAATAACAATAGTAGCTGGAAATTTTCTTGATACATCAACTTCCGAAATCCTCAAATCGTGAAGCAAACGGGTTCTTATATCCGCAGCATTTAAATTAAAAATATTTAATTTCTCAGGTATCTCTGCTATCTGATATACATCTTCCACTGTTACATAGTGATTGCCTTCCACCACCACTGCCCCCACTGTAAAATAAGATGATTTGATAAATAACAGTCCTGCAATTAGGATAACTAGGACTAAAATAAGTCCAACAAACCTTTGACCCAGTATTGATCCTTTATCTTTTGACATATACTGCAATGGTTCTTGTTCTCTCATTTCATCGCTCCTTGGACAGGTTGATATATACAATTATAAAGATAATCATACAACAATTCTAGTCCATAATGCAATATAAAAAGTAGACAGCATATTATATTGCCCTAATAATTGTCTTTACAGGTCACTATGAAGCTAGTGTAGCATCATAGTAACTGTTAATTATTAGATCCCATACAAATACTGTCTATATAACTCTATTTTTTAAAAATACTACTCTACTTATTCGTTACCATGCACAACAATCGCTCACATAATGCGGGGAATTTTATTCCTGCTGCTGCTGCTGCTTTTGGAACTAAGCTGGTAGCTGTCATTCCAGGTATTGTATTTACTTCTAACACATAAGGCTTATCATTACTATCAAGCATAATATCAACCCTTGCAATACCACTACATCCTAAGATAAGAAAAGCCTCAATTGCTATTTTTTGTACGAGAGCAGAAGTTGCTTTATTCAGTTCAGCTGGTACAATGTACTCTGTTGCACCACTTGTATATTTAGAATGATAATCATAACGACCTGAATGAGGTACAATTTCAATAATAGGTAAAGCCTCTGGTTCCTTGTTTCCCCAAACAGCAACCGTTAGTTCTCTACCTTTTACAAATTCTTCGATTAGAATAGTATCACTATATTTGAAAGCTTGTTGAACAGCTTCTACTAAATCGCCACTTTTCTCAACAATAACAACACCAATACTAGACCCTTGTGATGATGATTTTACAACAACTGGAATACTAAATTTCGTTACAATTTCCGCGACTAAATCTCGGTTCATATCAGCCTTTGTAAATAAAAGAGAGCGTGGGGTTGGGATGTCTGCAGATAAAAACATCCTTTTAGATATCCCTTTATCCATAGCCATTGCACTAGATAACACACCTGATCCAGTATAAGAGATTCCTAAAAGTTCCAATGCCCCCTGCAATATTCCATCTTCACCATATTGACCATGAACCGCATTAAATACAACCTCAATCCCTTCCTCAGTTAATTGCTCTACAAATCGAGTTGGTTCAAGATCAATACCTACTGCATTATAGTTAGACTCTTTAAGTGCAGCTAAAATTGCTTTACCAGTGTTTAAAGAAACCTCTCTTTCAGCGGATGGCCCTCCCATTACCACTGCAATTTTCTTATCTTTCATATCGCGTCCCCCTAGTCCTTTTTATGCCGTGAGATATTAGCTCCCAAGCTTCTTAACTTTTCCTCTAATGCTTCATATCCTCGATCGATATGATAGACATTCTCTATTTCAGAAGTTCCTTCAGCAGCCAAAGCCGCAAGAACTAATGCTCCACCAGCCCTTAGATCATGTGCTGCAACAATGGCTCCTGTCAATTTTGGTATACCGCGTATTATAGCAGTACGACCTTCCACTTTAATCTTAGCTCCCATACGAATCAATTCATCTACGTGTTTAAATCGATTTTCGAAAATAGTTTCCGTTATAATACTCGTGCCTTTGCCATTGGTGACTAAGGAAAGCATTGGTGCTTGCAAATCCGTAGGGAACCCAGGGTATGGCAATGTTTTTATATCAACACCACGCAGATCTCCACTCTGCACACGAATATAATTTTTCCCAGTAGTAATTTGCACACCCATTTCTTTTAGTTTATCCGTCACTGAAAATAAATGCTCTGATAAGATATTTTCTACCATCACATCGCCACGAGTGATAGCTCCTGCTACAAGGAAAGTGCCAGCCTGGATACGATCAGACATTACAATGTGCTCAGTAGCAGTAAGTTTCTCCGTACCATCAACTCTAATAATATCAGAGCCAGCGCCCATTACTTTTGCACCCATTTTATTAAGAAACACTTGCAAATCATAGATCTCAGGTTCACGAGCAGCATTTCGTATAATAGTTGATCCTTTTGCTAGTACTGCAGCCATCATCGCATTTTCAGTTGCTCCTACACTAGGATAGTCAAAATTAATTTCACCGCCTGTTAAACAATTGGTTTGCGCCTCAATAAAGCCAAAGCCTTCTTTAACATCAGCACCAATTTTTTCTAAAGCCTTAATATGCAAATCAATGGGTCGTGGCCCAATTGCACAGCCACCAGGGTATGACATTCTTACTTTGTGAAATCTACCTAGCATTGGTCCCATTAGAAAGACGGATGCACGCATCTCTCTCATTAAATGTTCTGGAATTTCCGTATCTTGTATAATAGTTGTATCAATTACTAATGTATTCTTTTCTCTAGTAATCTTCGCACCTAGTAATGCTAAGATGTCCTGCATGACTTTAATATCCCGTAAATAGGGAACGTCATGAATAATACTTATTCCGGAACATAAAAGTGTTGCTGCCATAATTGGTAATATGGCATTTTTAGCTCCACTCATTCTAATTGTTCCATTTAATTGTACCTCTCCCTTGACGATAAATTTCTCCATCGCCTACCCCTCCTAGAAAAGTACAATCACCCTATATAACATTGAAAATTAGATATGTCTAAGCCTCAGCAAGACATAACTCTTAGTTATGTAAAAGTTATCAACTTATTTACATAAATTTATATAGTTTATACATCATAGAATCTGTCTCAAAATACCCATTTATGTTCACCATATATTTTTATTCAAATGTAGCTCATACCTAGCCTTTGGGCATGATAACACAGTCTTGTCTTACTAAAAATGCATATTTTTGTACTCTCCAATAGAGAGAATCCTCTTAAGCCATAAAACCTGCTTTTACTGTTCTTGAACTAAATTTTCTATTAGTTCTTCTCCTACACGATAAACATTTCCAGCTCCCATAGTTATAACTAAATCACCAGGTTCAATAATTTCTTTGAGATACCTAGCTATCTTATCTTTATCTGCGATATAAATTACTTTCTTACCTGTTTGGTTCTCAACCTCCTCTTTCAAAACCTCACCAGTAATTCCTGGAATCGGGGTTTCGCCAGCTGCATAAATATCAGTAAGTACTAGTATATCACTAGAGCTAAAGGCACTACCAAACTCATTTTGTAAGAAAGCAGTACGTGAATAACGGTGAGGCTGAAATACGCAAATCAACCTCTTTGGCTCAGTCTGACGCGCTGCTAACAAAGTAGTGGCTATTTCTGTAGGATGATGTGCATAGTCATCTATAATCCAAACTCCATTAATTCTTGCCTTCGTTTGAAAACGACGCTTAGCTCCTTGAAAATAGGACAATCCTTCAACAATTTGTTCAAAGGTTAGGCCAACACGTAAACCAACAACAATTGCAGCTAAAGAATTAGATACGTTATGCTTACCGGGAACATTAATTTTTATATTACCGAGTAACTTATCTTCATGATAGACGTCATATGTTGTCACTGCTCCCTGGGTCCTAAGGTTACGTGCCCTATATTGGGCTTCATGATCAATAGCATAAGAGATATAAGGGCGATCTACATCATTGACTAATCCACGGATATGTGCGTTATCAAAGCACAAAATTCCAAGTCCTGTATCAGATGGTAAGTTACGCAAAAACTTCTTAAACGTATGTAAAACATTATCCATCGTTTTGTAATAATCCATATGATCATTTTCAATATTTGTAACTACAGCAATATGAGGTGAAAACTTTAAGAAAGAGCCATCACTCTCGTCAGCTTCGGCTACTAAATATTCTCCCAGCCCTAATTTTGCGTTGCCATTTAAGTAATCTACTTCACCACCAATTATCACTGTAGGATCCACCCCAGCATGCTCAAGCATAACAGCAATCATAGACGTAGTCGTTGTTTTACCATGGGCACCAGCAACAGCAATCCCCTTGTATTGCAGCATTAAATAGGCAACGATATCGGCCCGATGAAAAATAGGAATCTTTTTTTCTCCTGCCAACTTAACTTCAGGGTTGGTTTCTGGAATAGCTGTTGAAACTACGATAGCTTGGGTATCACAGAGATTTTCACCACTATGCCCTAAAAATACACGAGCCCCCATACTTTCTAATTTATTTGTTGTTTCCGTTTTAGCAAGATCAGATCCGGAAACACTATACCCCATTTCTAACAAAACTTTGGCAATTGCGCTCATACCAGCGCCACCAATACCAACAAAATGAATTTTTTTTATGTCCTTTAGCAAAAAACTTTCTCCCCTTTCTTGGGCACCCTATCTACCTACCAGCTCTTATGCGTGTTTTATTGTATGCAGATACTAACGAGGGTGTTACAGCTTACTATTTAATGTTGTTTAATAAGACTAAGAGCCATATTAGCAATACTTTCAGCGGCCTCTGGACGGCCTATCTTTTTGCTGGCTATCGCCATAGTCTCTAACCTTTCTGGACTGTTTACTACATCATTAATACTTTTAATTAATAAGTCACCATTTAATTCTGTATCACGAATAAGAATAGCAGCCCCTTGCTGCTCCATAACCCTAGCATTAAATTCTTGATGATTTTCAGCAGCATATGGATAAGGAATTAATATAGATGGGATCCCTCTAGACGTTAATTCTGCTAACCCAATGGCACCTGCTCGAAAAATTGCAAGATCCGCTGCTGCTAATGCTTGCGGCATATTGTATAAATATGGTTTGATGATACTATTTCCAGCTGTTGTTGTATCTATACCACATTGGCTAAGATTTCTAACTATGCCATTATACTCGCTTTGCCCGGTAACATGCAAGAGTTGTATCTCTTTGCTGTCGGCAAAATATTGGTGTACTTGTAACATAGCTTGGTTAATGCTGCGGGCCCCTCTACTGCCGCCAGATATTAAAATAGTCCGCTTAGTTTTATCAAGACCAAGAGCAACTATACTTTCCTCACGTTTAAATCGCATCACTTCATCACGTATAGGATTACCGCTAAAAAATGTCTTATTAGGATTAGGAAAATTTTTTTTTGCCTCAGCGTACCCTAAGGCAATCTTATCTACAAAGCGAGATAAAATTTTATTGGTGATTCCTGGAATTACATTTTGTTCTTGAATCATTGTAGGAATTCCCATTAGGCTTGCTGCCAACAAAACAGGTCCACAAACATAACCCCCAGTTCCAATAACCAGATCAGGCTTAAATTTCTGAATGATTTTTCGTGACTGCCAGACACTCCCTATTGTTTTCATGATTGTCTGTATATTTTTCACCGACAGACGCCGTTCAAACCCCGCTACATTAATAAACTGAATCTCCAAACCCTCTTTTGGTATAATGTCAGCTTCCAGTCCATGCTCTGTACCAATAAATAGTACCTCAGAAAAATTCACTTTTTCTTTAATCGCTTTTATTATAGTAATAGCGGGGTAGATGTGACCACCTGTTCCCCCGCCAGACACAATAATTCGCATACCTTACTTGCCCCCTTAAGTCAGAAGAATTAATTTAGGATTGGCTCTAGAGTAATACGGCGGGCCGCTTTACATTACCCTCTATTACTTTACTTGTTCTGCACGTACCTTGATATATTAAGCAATATCCCTACCCCAATAAGTGTAAAAATTAATGCTGAACCGCCAAAACTAATAAATGGTAATGGAATGCCTGTAACTGGCATCGAAGCAGTAACTACTGAGATATTCATCAGTGCTTGCATAACAATCATAGTTGTTAAGCCTGTTGCTAACATGCTACCATAAATATCAGGTGCAGAAATGGCTATCTTAAATCCACGCCATGCAAACAAAAAGAATAATAATATTACCGTTATTGTACCGATGAAGCCCAACTCTTCACCAAGAATTGCAAAAATAAAATCAGTATGAGGCTCAGGTAAATATAGAAATTTTTCACGGCTACGTCCAAGACCTACTCCAAATAAACCACCCGACCCCAAAGCATATAGGGATTGAATAATATGATACCCTGTATTTAATGGGTCAGACCATGGATCACTAAAAGCTAATAGCCTCTTGAGACGATACGGCTCGAGAATTATAGCCGCAATAATACCAACAACACCAACACTGCCTAATGACCCCAAGTGGGATAACTTTGCACCTGCAGTAAATAACAACACAAAAATTGTTCCACCGATTGCCAGAGCAGTTCCAAGATCAGGTTCTTTTAGTATTAAGCCAAATACAACCAACAATATAAATAGCTGAGGAACAAGCCCTTTTAAAAATGCAGTTATCTTCTCTTGGTTCCTTGCTAAACTAGCCGAAGAAAATAACACCATACTTAATTTTGCAATTTCAGATGGCTGTAAATATAATGAACCAAATCCAAGCCATCTACGAGCTCCATTTACGACTTTTCCTAGTCCAGGTATTAATACTAAGATTAAAAGAATGAGTGTGGATATTAATATTGGTGTAGCTAATTTACGCCACACATGATAATCCATATTTAACGTTAATAGCATGGCTATTACACCAAGTGTAACCCAAATGATTTGGCGCTTTAAAAAATAGTAACTATCATTAAAATTAACGTAGGCTGAGACTGCGCTCGAACTATAAACCATTACAACACCAAAAATCAATAATGCTATAACAGCAAAAAACAGAACAAAATCTGGCGACTTAGGTCTTACCGCCAAAAGAGCTCCCCTCCTAACGTAAAATGCTATTTAGCCACTCGATCTTATAATTCATAAACTAATTTCTTAAATAATTTGCCACGTTCTTCATAACTAGCAAACATATCATAACTAGCGCATGCGGGAGAAAGTAAAACAACTTGTGTTTTTTTTGCAATTTGCTGTGCTAATTGCACAGCAGCAGCTAAACTAGTCACACTGTGGATTTGATTAACCCCTTGTGCAATAGCTGCCTCTTCAAACCTTTCTTTAGCTTCACCCAACAAAATTAAATGATCCACTTTTTCCTTTATTAATTGCATAAAAACAGTTAGGTCCGTATTTTTATCCCTTCCCCCAGCAATTAATATAATGTTTTTATCAAAAGCCTCTAACGCTTTAATAGATGACTCAGGGTTCGTAGCTTTAGAATCATTATAATAAGTAACACCATTTATCGTAGATACCATTTCAATACGATGCTCTACCCCAGTAAAATTAATTAAAGTTTTTACCATCGCTGATAAGGAAACTCCTGCAAAAAAAGCAACACCACAAGCGGCTAGTACATTTTCAATATTATGTCCACCTCTTAGCTGTATTTTGCTAACAGGAACTACTGCATAATTCTTCCCTTGCCACTTTATAATGATCATGCCATCTTTAACAAAGATTCCAGACGTTAATTCCGTCTGTCGACTAAAGAAGAATACTTTGGAAGGTACTTTACTAGCCATTTCCCTTACAGTCAGATCATCATAATTTAAAACGATATAATCATCACTTGTTTGATTTGCGAAAATCCGTTCTTTCATGGCGATATAATTCTCCATCGAATGATGACGATCAAGGTGATCAGGAGTAATATTTAAGATAGCAGCCACCCGAGGTCTAAAGTCAATACTTCCTTCTAGTTGAAAACTTGAAATTTCGGCCACTACAATGCCTTTTTCACCAACTTCTGCTACTTCTTGCGATAGGGCCAGACCGATATTCCCGCCAACTACCACATTTCGGTCTGTTGTTTTCACCATTTCACCAATCAATGTAGTAGTAGTAGTCTTACCATTGGTACCAGTAACAGCCAAAATTGGAGCAGGGCATATTTGATATGCTACTTCAATTTCACTCATAACTTTTATATTTCTACTTTTAGCACTTTTAATTAGTGGAATATTAATTGATATCCCTGGTGAGACTA from Pelosinus sp. IPA-1 carries:
- the murC gene encoding UDP-N-acetylmuramate--L-alanine ligase gives rise to the protein MLKDIKKIHFVGIGGAGMSAIAKVLLEMGYSVSGSDLAKTETTNKLESMGARVFLGHSGENLCDTQAIVVSTAIPETNPEVKLAGEKKIPIFHRADIVAYLMLQYKGIAVAGAHGKTTTTSMIAVMLEHAGVDPTVIIGGEVDYLNGNAKLGLGEYLVAEADESDGSFLKFSPHIAVVTNIENDHMDYYKTMDNVLHTFKKFLRNLPSDTGLGILCFDNAHIRGLVNDVDRPYISYAIDHEAQYRARNLRTQGAVTTYDVYHEDKLLGNIKINVPGKHNVSNSLAAIVVGLRVGLTFEQIVEGLSYFQGAKRRFQTKARINGVWIIDDYAHHPTEIATTLLAARQTEPKRLICVFQPHRYSRTAFLQNEFGSAFSSSDILVLTDIYAAGETPIPGITGEVLKEEVENQTGKKVIYIADKDKIARYLKEIIEPGDLVITMGAGNVYRVGEELIENLVQEQ
- the spoVE gene encoding stage V sporulation protein E, translating into MAVRPKSPDFVLFFAVIALLIFGVVMVYSSSAVSAYVNFNDSYYFLKRQIIWVTLGVIAMLLTLNMDYHVWRKLATPILISTLILLILVLIPGLGKVVNGARRWLGFGSLYLQPSEIAKLSMVLFSSASLARNQEKITAFLKGLVPQLFILLVVFGLILKEPDLGTALAIGGTIFVLLFTAGAKLSHLGSLGSVGVVGIIAAIILEPYRLKRLLAFSDPWSDPLNTGYHIIQSLYALGSGGLFGVGLGRSREKFLYLPEPHTDFIFAILGEELGFIGTITVILLFFLFAWRGFKIAISAPDIYGSMLATGLTTMIVMQALMNISVVTASMPVTGIPLPFISFGGSALIFTLIGVGILLNISRYVQNK
- the murG gene encoding undecaprenyldiphospho-muramoylpentapeptide beta-N-acetylglucosaminyltransferase codes for the protein MRIIVSGGGTGGHIYPAITIIKAIKEKVNFSEVLFIGTEHGLEADIIPKEGLEIQFINVAGFERRLSVKNIQTIMKTIGSVWQSRKIIQKFKPDLVIGTGGYVCGPVLLAASLMGIPTMIQEQNVIPGITNKILSRFVDKIALGYAEAKKNFPNPNKTFFSGNPIRDEVMRFKREESIVALGLDKTKRTILISGGSRGARSINQAMLQVHQYFADSKEIQLLHVTGQSEYNGIVRNLSQCGIDTTTAGNSIIKPYLYNMPQALAAADLAIFRAGAIGLAELTSRGIPSILIPYPYAAENHQEFNARVMEQQGAAILIRDTELNGDLLIKSINDVVNSPERLETMAIASKKIGRPEAAESIANMALSLIKQH
- the murD gene encoding UDP-N-acetylmuramoyl-L-alanine--D-glutamate ligase, with protein sequence MDFIGKRVLVLGAGISGISVACVLQNRGAQVTLSDSKPQELLKNKDFSCIHESGVTLALGRQDEGLLEGVDWVVVSPGISINIPLIKSAKSRNIKVMSEIEVAYQICPAPILAVTGTNGKTTTTTLIGEMVKTTDRNVVVGGNIGLALSQEVAEVGEKGIVVAEISSFQLEGSIDFRPRVAAILNITPDHLDRHHSMENYIAMKERIFANQTSDDYIVLNYDDLTVREMASKVPSKVFFFSRQTELTSGIFVKDGMIIIKWQGKNYAVVPVSKIQLRGGHNIENVLAACGVAFFAGVSLSAMVKTLINFTGVEHRIEMVSTINGVTYYNDSKATNPESSIKALEAFDKNIILIAGGRDKNTDLTVFMQLIKEKVDHLILLGEAKERFEEAAIAQGVNQIHSVTSLAAAVQLAQQIAKKTQVVLLSPACASYDMFASYEERGKLFKKLVYEL
- a CDS encoding FtsQ-type POTRA domain-containing protein, which translates into the protein MREQEPLQYMSKDKGSILGQRFVGLILVLVILIAGLLFIKSSYFTVGAVVVEGNHYVTVEDVYQIAEIPEKLNIFNLNAADIRTRLLHDLRISEVDVSRKFPATIVISIKERKPTAYVAGSYGFLELDQQGVVLAVVKNIKKMNVPIITGIRLDDEYVGDKIENPGIKSILYYLSLLNEEVLNQISEVNVTSPEQINAYTISSVHIRLGSSDRLSDKAKLTNDILYEIGNKKMMVEYLDLTYASPFIKIKQSN
- the murA gene encoding UDP-N-acetylglucosamine 1-carboxyvinyltransferase, which produces MEKFIVKGEVQLNGTIRMSGAKNAILPIMAATLLCSGISIIHDVPYLRDIKVMQDILALLGAKITREKNTLVIDTTIIQDTEIPEHLMREMRASVFLMGPMLGRFHKVRMSYPGGCAIGPRPIDLHIKALEKIGADVKEGFGFIEAQTNCLTGGEINFDYPSVGATENAMMAAVLAKGSTIIRNAAREPEIYDLQVFLNKMGAKVMGAGSDIIRVDGTEKLTATEHIVMSDRIQAGTFLVAGAITRGDVMVENILSEHLFSVTDKLKEMGVQITTGKNYIRVQSGDLRGVDIKTLPYPGFPTDLQAPMLSLVTNGKGTSIITETIFENRFKHVDELIRMGAKIKVEGRTAIIRGIPKLTGAIVAAHDLRAGGALVLAALAAEGTSEIENVYHIDRGYEALEEKLRSLGANISRHKKD
- a CDS encoding DUF881 domain-containing protein yields the protein MLHLKQGQAAIAFVCVVLGFMLAVQFRTTQDIRSSIPFQRIEDLSQRLSQTEKERDILLKQVHELRQATEVESVTKEVENIKMGAGVVAVSGTGLVITIDDSKRLSKPGENPNLYLIHDEDMLKVINELWAAGAEAISINGQRLIATSEIRCAGPTLSVNNTRYSPPYEILVIGEPQTLENSLKMRGGVIETLQFWGISVSVKKQDMVQIPAYKGAFRFEYAKPVKEGGK
- a CDS encoding small basic family protein, with translation MALPLIGLIVGIIIGAFFPLTIPVEYAKFMSVALLASLDSVFGGLRAGAEEKFDNTVFITGFFTNALMAAGLVYIGERLGIDLYYVALLAFGLRIFQNLAIIRRYFLRK
- a CDS encoding D-alanine--D-alanine ligase, encoding MKDKKIAVVMGGPSAEREVSLNTGKAILAALKESNYNAVGIDLEPTRFVEQLTEEGIEVVFNAVHGQYGEDGILQGALELLGISYTGSGVLSSAMAMDKGISKRMFLSADIPTPRSLLFTKADMNRDLVAEIVTKFSIPVVVKSSSQGSSIGVVIVEKSGDLVEAVQQAFKYSDTILIEEFVKGRELTVAVWGNKEPEALPIIEIVPHSGRYDYHSKYTSGATEYIVPAELNKATSALVQKIAIEAFLILGCSGIARVDIMLDSNDKPYVLEVNTIPGMTATSLVPKAAAAAGIKFPALCERLLCMVTNK